The proteins below come from a single Cololabis saira isolate AMF1-May2022 chromosome 2, fColSai1.1, whole genome shotgun sequence genomic window:
- the ccnd1 gene encoding G1/S-specific cyclin-D1 — protein sequence MEEQLLCCEVDSIRRAYQDVNLLNDRVLQTMLKAEEIYLPSPNYFKCVQKEIVPRMRKILATWMLEVCEEQKCEEEVFPLAMNYLDRFLSVEATRKTRLQLLGATCMFLASKMKETVPLTAEKLCIYTDNSVHPGELLQMELLVLSKLKWDLASVTPHDFIDHFLSKLKIHPSTKQILRKHAQTFVALCATDVNFIASPPSMVAAGSVVAAVQGLFLKSQDSSLSSQNLTNFLSQVIRSDPDCLRSCQEQIESLLESSLRQAQQHGGGAAESKRVDEDADLSCTPTDVRDVNI from the exons ATGGAGGAGCAGCTGCTGTGCTGCGAGGTGGACTCCATCCGCAGAGCCTACCAGGACGTGAACCTGCTGAACGACCgcgtcctgcagaccatgcTGAAGGCGGAGGAGATCTACCTGCCGTCGCCCAACTACTTCAAGTGCGTCCAGAAGGAGATTGTACCCCGAATGAGGAAGATATTAGCCACCTGGATGTTGGAG GTCTGCGAAGAACAGAAATGCGAGGAGGAGGTTTTTCCGCTGGCTATGAACTATTTGGACAGATTTTTATCCGTGGAGGCCACCAGGAAAACAAGGCTGCAGCTGCTCGGAGCTACGTGTATGTTTTTGGCGTCCAAGATGAAGGAGACGGTACCCTTAACTGCGGAGAAACTCTGTATTTACACAGACAACTCGGTCCATCCCGGAGAGCTGCTG CAAATGGAGCTGCTGGTTCTCAGCAAGCTGAagtgggatctggcttcagtcACCCCTCACGACTTCATCGACCACTTCCTGTCCAAGCTGAAGATCCACCCCTCCACCAAGCAGATCCTCAGGAAGCACGCCCAGACCTTCGTGGCGCTGTGTGCTACAG ACGTGAACTTCATCGCCAGTCCTCCGTCGATGGTGGCGGCCGGCAGCGTGGTGGCTGCTGTTCAGGGCCTGTTCCTGAAGAGCCAGGACTCCTCCCTGTCCTCCCAGAACCTCACCAACTTCCTGTCCCAGGTCATCCGCAGCGACCCG GACTGCCTACGGTCGTGTCAGGAGCAGATCGAGTCCCTGCTGGAGTCCAGCCTGCGGCAGGCCCAGCAGCACGGCGGCGGCGCGGCCGAGTCCAAGCGCGTGGACGAGGACGCCGACCTGTCCTGCACGCCCACGGACGTGAGAGACGTCAACATTTGA